In Terriglobia bacterium, a genomic segment contains:
- a CDS encoding HlyD family efflux transporter periplasmic adaptor subunit has translation VVADHPWEDRKFQVGDTVFAGWNVMRIPDLSAMRVEAQLPDVDDGRIAVGMPAKCTLDTYPEVAFPGKVVELTPVAQAPPGQSLRRAFHVRIDLEKTDPRTMRPGMSVKVEVEALKLAGALLVPRAALDPAASPPKALLESGGESEVRLGPCNAETCVVEGGLAEGTRLRARG, from the coding sequence TGGTCGTCGCGGATCACCCGTGGGAGGACCGGAAGTTCCAGGTGGGGGATACCGTGTTCGCCGGGTGGAACGTGATGCGGATCCCCGATCTCTCCGCCATGCGCGTGGAGGCGCAGCTTCCGGACGTGGACGACGGCCGGATCGCGGTGGGGATGCCGGCCAAGTGCACCCTCGACACCTACCCGGAGGTCGCGTTCCCGGGAAAGGTCGTGGAGCTGACGCCGGTGGCCCAGGCGCCGCCCGGGCAGTCGCTCCGCCGCGCGTTCCACGTGAGGATCGATCTCGAGAAGACCGATCCTCGGACGATGCGTCCCGGGATGTCGGTCAAGGTCGAGGTCGAGGCGCTCAAGCTCGCCGGGGCGCTCCTCGTCCCGCGGGCCGCGCTGGACCCGGCGGCCTCTCCTCCGAAGGCGCTCCTCGAATCGGGGGGCGAATCGGAGGTGCGGCTCGGACCGTGCAACGCGGAGACGTGCGTGGTGGAGGGCGGGCTGGCCGAGGGGACCCGCCTGAGGGCGCGGGGATGA